A window from Acidobacteriota bacterium encodes these proteins:
- a CDS encoding MATE family efflux transporter, whose protein sequence is MNNKEPSFWSSLRAGLRGEERDYTSGRLGWAVALLAIPMVLEVSMQAVFEVVDIFFVGRLGAEAVAAAGLTQGLLALIYAAATGLSMATTAVVSRRIGERKGEEASRAAGQGLLLALLASLPFTLAGILFPRQLLLLMGATPQVAELGMGFCALTLGGSASVILLFVLNAVFRGAGDAAVAMRILWLANLLNIILDPIFIFDWGLGWGVTGAAAATLVGRSTAIVIQLILLWRGHGRVGLNGAYLRIQPALMRRMMRLAGTGILQYLVSTASWLAMVRIVAIFGSQAVAGYTIAVRLVIFAILPSWGLGNAAATLVGQNLGAKQPDRAEKSVWITSVWSVCFLALTAAVYLVGAGWMIRLFTDNPQVIAIGSYSLRIFSSSYVFLAATIVFSQAFNGAGDTWTPTWINFLGYWLLQVPLAYLFAVPLGLGENGVFYAIALAQATLAVVFLQMFRRGGWKLREV, encoded by the coding sequence ATGAACAACAAGGAACCCTCTTTCTGGTCCTCCCTGCGCGCCGGGCTGCGGGGGGAGGAACGCGACTACACCAGCGGACGCCTGGGGTGGGCCGTGGCCCTTCTGGCCATCCCCATGGTGTTAGAAGTCTCCATGCAGGCGGTCTTCGAGGTGGTCGACATTTTCTTCGTGGGCCGCCTGGGTGCCGAAGCGGTTGCCGCCGCCGGACTGACGCAGGGGTTGCTGGCCCTGATCTATGCCGCCGCCACCGGATTGAGCATGGCCACCACCGCCGTGGTTTCGCGGCGCATCGGCGAACGCAAGGGCGAGGAAGCCAGCCGTGCCGCGGGCCAGGGACTGCTGCTGGCCCTGCTGGCCTCCCTGCCCTTCACCCTGGCGGGAATCCTATTTCCACGCCAGTTGCTGCTGCTGATGGGCGCCACGCCCCAGGTGGCAGAGCTGGGCATGGGATTCTGCGCCTTGACGCTGGGCGGAAGCGCCTCGGTGATCCTGCTCTTCGTCCTCAACGCCGTCTTCCGCGGCGCCGGAGACGCGGCAGTGGCCATGCGCATTCTATGGCTGGCCAATCTGCTCAACATCATCCTCGATCCCATCTTTATCTTCGATTGGGGATTGGGTTGGGGAGTCACGGGCGCCGCAGCGGCCACGCTGGTGGGACGTTCCACGGCCATCGTCATTCAGCTCATCCTGCTCTGGCGGGGCCATGGCCGCGTGGGGCTGAACGGCGCCTATCTGCGCATCCAGCCCGCACTGATGCGGCGCATGATGCGGCTGGCGGGGACCGGCATTCTCCAGTACCTGGTCTCCACCGCGAGCTGGCTGGCCATGGTCCGCATCGTGGCCATCTTCGGTTCCCAGGCGGTGGCCGGCTACACCATCGCCGTGCGGCTGGTCATCTTCGCCATCCTGCCCTCCTGGGGCCTGGGCAACGCCGCCGCCACCCTGGTGGGACAAAACCTGGGAGCCAAACAACCTGACAGGGCCGAAAAATCGGTCTGGATCACCTCGGTCTGGTCGGTGTGCTTTTTGGCCCTGACGGCCGCGGTCTATCTGGTGGGGGCCGGCTGGATGATCCGCCTCTTCACGGATAATCCCCAGGTCATCGCCATCGGAAGCTATAGCCTGAGGATCTTTTCCAGCAGCTATGTCTTTTTGGCCGCCACCATTGTCTTCTCGCAGGCTTTCAACGGGGCCGGAGACACCTGGACGCCCACCTGGATCAACTTCCTGGGCTACTGGCTGCTGCAGGTCCCGCTGGCCTACCTCTTCGCGGTGCCGCTGGGACTGGGCGAGAACGGCGTCTTCTACGCCATCGCACTGGCCCAGGCCACCCTGGCGGTGGTCTTCCTGCAAATGTTTCGGCGCGGAGGCTGGAAGCTGCGGGAGGTCTGA
- a CDS encoding TonB-dependent receptor, giving the protein MNRVSKLLMGGVLLLACLAPALGRENSDVTVWVLHGATGDLMADVRVTVTPGDIVKKTDLDGMVQFSLPPGTYQLRFVKEGFIDKVLQDVAAEDGNPVDETLTLNPQGLEVELEENEIVVTAQSDRSSVESMLVERRSAATLSDSIGRQEMSLNSGSDASDVMQRVTGVSIVDDKFVYVRGLGERYSATQLNGSVLPSTQPDKKVVPMDLFPASLLENIQTDKSYSPDKPGEFAGGVVKVNTIDFPTAATFKLTYGNSFATNTTFKSFKDYPGGDYEFWGFDDGTRDLPDIIPSQRIVPATRFSPGFTPEELQQFGRAFSNVWSFDSSNDAIPNQKFNVIGGNTFGRLGVVVALSHNTDYHSQEEVRRVFAQRGEELAAANDYDFELSTQTNTTAATANLAYRLTDANRILFRNFYTHNSSDEARRFEGFNADFTVPLRNFRLRFEEESIYSGQLVGEHFFSLFGDNLLEWSVTRARSTLEQPDLRETLYEFDRSSQQFLLSDESQSGFRQFNNLAEVIWEPKIDLSTFLYGNGYTLTIKVGALYRDRERDFSSRRFRLVPLNVSGIDLSADAEDIFIPENIRPNGFQLREETRNTDTYEAFQINRAAYGMADFTVGRWRFVGGLRVENDDQEVQTFDLFNPERIQETTRLSNTDILPSANVIFKLSGNMNLRGSFSQTLNRPEFRELSPFDFTDVVGGRSVVGNPDLLRAKIRNYDVRWEWFPGTVDLVSASFFYKTFEDPIERVVRAQAQLLTSFANAESARNFGFELDFRRNLKFLTSKLENFSVNVNYTFVDSDVEIIDDANLALTSLSRPLQGQSRHILNTIFEYANPDWGTSARLLLNYQGDRISDVGSFGIPDILEEGRPTLDAVLIQPLGSSRKWGLKFSAENLLDRAVEFTQGGLIQRAYSLGRKFGISLSYSFFDE; this is encoded by the coding sequence ATGAACCGAGTTTCGAAGCTGTTGATGGGAGGAGTGCTGTTGCTGGCATGTCTGGCGCCCGCCCTCGGCCGGGAGAATTCCGACGTGACCGTGTGGGTGCTCCACGGCGCCACCGGCGACCTGATGGCCGACGTGAGGGTAACGGTGACGCCGGGAGACATCGTCAAGAAAACCGACTTGGACGGAATGGTCCAGTTTTCCCTGCCGCCGGGCACTTATCAACTCCGATTCGTCAAAGAGGGCTTCATCGACAAGGTGCTGCAGGACGTCGCGGCCGAAGATGGCAATCCCGTCGACGAAACCCTGACACTCAATCCGCAAGGACTGGAAGTCGAACTTGAAGAAAACGAGATCGTAGTCACCGCTCAGAGTGACCGGTCATCGGTGGAATCCATGCTGGTCGAGCGACGATCGGCGGCCACTTTGAGCGACAGCATCGGTCGCCAGGAAATGTCCCTCAACAGCGGCTCGGACGCTTCCGACGTCATGCAGCGGGTGACGGGCGTCTCCATCGTCGACGACAAGTTCGTGTACGTGCGCGGACTGGGCGAGCGCTACAGCGCTACCCAATTGAACGGTTCGGTACTGCCTTCGACCCAGCCGGACAAGAAGGTGGTTCCCATGGACCTCTTTCCGGCCAGCCTGCTGGAGAACATCCAAACCGACAAGTCCTACAGCCCTGACAAGCCCGGCGAGTTCGCGGGCGGCGTGGTCAAGGTCAACACCATCGACTTTCCCACGGCGGCGACCTTCAAGCTGACCTATGGCAATAGTTTTGCTACCAATACCACCTTCAAGTCCTTCAAAGACTATCCAGGCGGCGATTATGAGTTTTGGGGGTTCGACGACGGCACGCGCGACCTGCCTGACATCATTCCTTCCCAGCGGATTGTCCCGGCCACCCGTTTTTCGCCGGGCTTCACACCCGAGGAATTGCAGCAGTTCGGACGGGCGTTCTCCAATGTCTGGAGCTTTGATTCCAGCAACGACGCCATCCCCAACCAGAAGTTCAACGTCATTGGGGGCAACACCTTCGGCCGGCTTGGCGTAGTCGTGGCTTTGAGCCACAACACCGATTACCACTCTCAGGAGGAGGTGCGCAGGGTGTTCGCTCAGCGGGGCGAGGAGCTGGCTGCCGCAAACGACTACGATTTCGAGTTGAGCACTCAAACGAACACGACAGCCGCCACGGCCAACCTCGCCTACCGGCTTACCGACGCCAACCGCATCCTTTTCCGCAACTTCTACACCCACAACTCCAGCGACGAGGCGCGCCGGTTCGAGGGATTCAACGCCGATTTCACGGTTCCCCTGCGCAACTTCCGCCTGCGCTTCGAGGAAGAGTCCATCTACAGCGGACAGTTGGTGGGAGAACACTTCTTCAGCCTCTTCGGAGACAACCTGTTGGAGTGGTCGGTCACCCGGGCCCGCTCGACCCTGGAGCAGCCCGATCTCAGGGAAACGCTCTACGAGTTCGACCGCAGCAGCCAGCAGTTTTTGCTCTCGGATGAGAGCCAGAGCGGATTCAGGCAATTCAACAACTTGGCTGAAGTGATTTGGGAGCCCAAGATCGACCTCTCGACCTTTCTCTACGGCAACGGCTACACCCTGACGATCAAGGTCGGTGCGCTGTATCGAGACCGTGAACGCGACTTCAGTTCACGCCGCTTCCGCTTGGTTCCGCTGAACGTTTCCGGCATTGATTTGTCGGCTGATGCTGAAGACATCTTCATCCCCGAGAACATTCGTCCCAACGGCTTCCAGTTGCGCGAAGAGACCCGAAACACGGACACCTATGAGGCCTTCCAGATCAACCGGGCGGCTTACGGCATGGCCGACTTCACCGTGGGACGCTGGCGCTTCGTGGGCGGTCTTCGGGTTGAGAACGATGACCAAGAAGTGCAAACCTTCGATCTCTTTAATCCTGAGCGCATCCAGGAAACCACGCGCCTCAGCAACACCGACATCTTGCCCAGCGCCAACGTCATCTTCAAGCTGAGCGGGAACATGAACTTGCGGGGATCGTTCAGCCAGACCCTCAACCGCCCCGAGTTCCGCGAATTGTCGCCTTTCGACTTCACCGATGTAGTGGGCGGACGCTCGGTGGTGGGCAATCCCGACCTGTTGCGGGCTAAGATCCGCAACTATGATGTGCGCTGGGAGTGGTTCCCAGGCACTGTGGATTTGGTTTCGGCCAGCTTTTTCTATAAGACTTTCGAAGATCCCATCGAGCGCGTTGTGCGCGCTCAGGCCCAGTTGCTGACTTCATTCGCCAATGCCGAGAGTGCCCGCAACTTCGGGTTCGAGTTGGATTTTCGGCGCAACCTGAAGTTTCTCACCTCAAAGTTGGAAAATTTCAGCGTCAACGTGAACTACACTTTCGTCGATTCCGACGTGGAGATCATCGATGACGCCAATTTGGCTTTGACCTCTTTGTCGCGGCCTCTGCAAGGCCAGTCGCGGCACATCCTCAACACCATCTTCGAGTATGCCAACCCCGATTGGGGAACTTCGGCGAGGCTGCTGCTGAATTATCAGGGCGACCGTATTAGCGACGTCGGGTCCTTCGGAATCCCCGACATCCTCGAAGAGGGGCGTCCAACGCTGGACGCGGTGCTGATTCAGCCCCTGGGTTCCTCCCGCAAGTGGGGTCTCAAGTTCAGCGCCGAAAACCTACTTGACCGAGCTGTCGAATTCACCCAGGGCGGCCTCATACAGCGCGCTTATTCGCTGGGGCGCAAGTTCGGCATCTCGCTCTCTTACTCGTTCTTCGACGAGTAA